From a single Osmerus mordax isolate fOsmMor3 chromosome 6, fOsmMor3.pri, whole genome shotgun sequence genomic region:
- the LOC136944311 gene encoding GTPase IMAP family member 9-like: MSNKADDLRVILVGKTGSGKSASGNTILGRSDAFKAELSRNSVTTKCEKQSGDVDRMKIDVVDSPGIGDGLSKQKVKEVKSELVKGLGLSFPGPHAFLLVISLRDRLTQEQRNCETWIQDNFGDEAADFTILLFTHGDALMGETVENFLLENEDLTKLYHRCGRRYHVLDNEASDNTTQVPELLEKIRRMVHGNGGRHYTYNMYKKAQEALKLPFELMYGTVLLVVGLFMITLASRIPD, encoded by the exons ATGTCCAATAAAG CTGATGACCTGAGGGTCATTCTGGTGGGTAAGACAGGATCAGGGAAGAGTgcatcaggaaacaccatcctggggaGATCTGATGCCTTCAAGGCTGAACTTTCTAGAAACTCTGTGACCACAAAGTGTGAGAAGCAGAGTGGGGATGTGGATCGGATGAAGATCGATGTCGTTGACTCTCCAGGGATTGGTGATGGGTTATCCAAACAGAAAGTAAAGGAAGTCAAATCTGAGTTAGTTAAGGGTCTAGGGTTGTCCTTCCCAGGACCTCATGCCTTCCTGCTGGTCATCAGTCTGAGGGACAGACTCACACAGGAGCAGAGAAACTGTGAGACCTGGATCCAGGATAACTTTGGAGACGAGGCTGCAGACTTCACTATCCTGCTGTTCACTCATGGTGACGCTCTAATGGGAGAAACAGTAGAGAACTTTCTTCTAGAGAATGAGGATCTCACTAAACTATATCACCGCTGTGGGCGCAGATATCATGTCCTTGATAACGAAGCCAGCGATAACACCACCCAGGTCCCAGAGCTGCTGGAGAAGATAAGGAGGATGGTGCATGGGAACGGAGGAAGGCACTACACCTACAACATGTACAAGAAGGCCCAGGAAGCATTGAAATTGCCATTTGAATTAATGTATGgaacagtactactagtagtaGGTTTATTCATGATTACATTGGCTTCCCGAATTCCTGATTGA
- the pex5 gene encoding peroxisomal biogenesis factor 5 isoform X1 yields MAMRELVDAECGGANPLMKLTSHMTQEGGAWRHRSTPTIPPTSIEIATEEELVNEFLQSPARPPHSFDMGQLLEEMQQIDQQNYRPAPQRAPGVAALALSGDWASEFLSGADSASSSGQAGLGDTADADWTKEFITDATDPGRWAEEYLEQSEEKLWLGDLGEKEHEWTKEYQPGDELKQTANELVSKVDDPKLQNTEFLRFIRQIGEGSVTVEDSAGKQDTDRAQAQEAQNWASNLNQVSVESAESWVDEFAASGPDFQQAKAAVESDVDFWEKLQQEWEEMAKRDAESHPWLSDFDQLLTTSYDKGYQFEEDNPYLAHQDPLAEGVRRMEAGDIPGAVRLFESAVQREPENQLAWQYLGTCQAENEQEFAAISALRKCIELKKDNLTALMALAVSFTNESLHRQACETLRDWLRHNPKYQPVLEQSEQEREQAGAREREKERERFGSLLPESLFTEVQSMFLSAANSDPARVDPQLQCGLGVIFNLSGEYDKAVDCFTAALSVTPQDYLLWNKLGATLANGSRSEEAVAAYRRALELQPGFIRSRYNLGISCVNLGAHREAVEHFLEALSLQRQASGEGAGASRGPGGVAATMMSDNIWSTLRMALSMMGESSLYTAADRRDLDTLLTHFCQRDVEGGGE; encoded by the exons ATGGCGATGCGGGAGCTTGTGGATGCGGAATGTGGGGGAGCCAATCCCCTCATGAAGCTGActagtcacatgacccaggagggaggggcttGGAGACACCGGTCTACACCCACG ATTCCTCCAACATCAATCGAAATTGCAACTGAAGAGGAG TTGGTGAATGAGTTTCTGCAGTCCCCTGCCCGCCCGCCCCACAGCTTTGACATGGGTCAGCTACTGGAGGAGATGCAGCAGATCGACCagcagaactacagaccggctCCACAGAGAG CTCCGGGTGTCGCTGCATTGGCGCTGTCTGGCGATTGGGCGTCCGAGTTCCTGTCAGGAGCAGACTCCGCCTCTTCGTCGGGGCAGGCGGGCCTCGGTGACACGGCCGATGCTGATTGGACCAAAGAGTTCATCACCGATGCCACAG atcCAGGGCGCTGGGCGGAGGAGTATCTGGAGCAGTCGGAGGAGAAGCTGTGGCTGGGAGACCTTGGAGAGAAGGAGCATGAGTg GACAAAGGAGTACCAACCAGGAGACGAGCTGAAGCAAACAGCCAATGAGCTTGTCTCAAAGGTTGACGACCCCAAGTTACAGAACACAGAG TTCCTGCGGTTCATTAGGCAGATTGGCGAGGGCAGTGTCACAGTGGAGGACAGTGCAGGAAAACAGGACACAGATAGAGCACAGGCCCAGGAGGCTCAGAACTGGGCCTCCAACCTCAACCAG GTGTCTGTGGAGTCAGCTGAATCCTGGGTAGATGAGTTCGCTGCGTCTGGTCCAGACTTCCAGCAGGCCAAAGCTGCAGTGGAG agtgacgTAGACTTCTGGGAGAAGCTGCAGCAGGAATGGGAAGAAATGGCCAAAAGAGACGCTGAGAGTCACCCCTGGCTGTCAGACTTTGACCAGCTCCTCACCACCTCGTACGACAAG ggGTACCAGTTTGAGGAGGACAACCCGTACCTGGCCCACCAGGACCCCCTGGCAGAGGGcgtgaggaggatggaggcgGGAGACATCCCTGGAGCTGTGCGTCTGTTTGAGAGCGCGGtgcagagagaaccagagaaccAGCTG GCTTGGCAATACCTTGGCACCTGTCAGGCAGAAAACGAACAAGAATTTGCGGCTATTAGCGCCCTACGGAA atGCATAGAGCTGAAAAAAGACAACCTCACCGCTCTGATGGCCCTGGCTGTCAGCTTCACCAACGAATCACTGCACAGGCAGGCCTGTGAGACCCTTCGTGATTGGCTCAGGCACAATCCCAAGTACCAGCCAGTCCTGGAGCAGAGCGAACAGGAGCGTGAGCAGGCTGGAGCCAGGgaacgagagaaggagagggagagatttggGTCGCTGCTGCCAGA GTCCCTGTTTACAGAGGTGCAGTCTATGTTCCTTAGCGCGGCCAACTCGGACCCTGCCCGGGTGGACCCCCAGCTGCAGTGCGGTCTGGGAGTCATCTTCAACCTGAGCGGGGAGTACGACAAGGCCGTGGACTGCTTCACTGCTGCCCTCTCTGTCACGCCACAG gACTATTTGCTGTGGAACAAACTGGGGGCCACTTTGGCCAATGGGAGCCGCTCGGAAGAGGCTGTCGCCGCCTACAGGAGAGCTCTGGAACTTCAGCCAGGATTTATTCGTAGTCGATACAATCTGGGTATCAGCTGTGTCAACCTTGGAGCGCACAG GGAGGCAGTGGAACACTTCCTGGAGGCCTTGTCTCTCCAGCGGCAGGCctcgggggagggggcaggagcctCCAGGGGGCCCGGCGGCGTGGCGGCCACCATGATGTCTGACAACATCTGGTCCACGCTGCGCATGGCGCTGAGCATGATGGGAGAGAGCTCGCTGTACACGGCCGCCGACCGGCGCGACCTGGACACCCTGCTGACGCACTTCTGCCAGAGAgacgtggagggggggggcgaatga
- the pex5 gene encoding peroxisomal biogenesis factor 5 isoform X3 has product MAMRELVDAECGGANPLMKLTSHMTQEGGAWRHRSTPTIPPTSIEIATEEELVNEFLQSPARPPHSFDMGQLLEEMQQIDQQNYRPAPQRAPGVAALALSGDWASEFLSGADSASSSGQAGLGDTADADWTKEFITDATDPGRWAEEYLEQSEEKLWLGDLGEKEHEWTKEYQPGDELKQTANELVSKVDDPKLQNTEFLRFIRQIGEGSVTVEDSAGKQDTDRAQAQEAQNWASNLNQFLVKTGGGSLPLESLEFNEKIDKAKAKQARQWATVARQVSVESAESWVDEFAASGPDFQQAKAAVESDVDFWEKLQQEWEEMAKRDAESHPWLSDFDQLLTTSYDKGYQFEEDNPYLAHQDPLAEGVRRMEAGDIPGAVRLFESAVQREPENQLAWQYLGTCQAENEQEFAAISALRKCIELKKDNLTALMALAVSFTNESLHRQACETLRDWLRHNPKYQPVLEQSEQEREQAGAREREKERERFGSLLPESLFTEVQSMFLSAANSDPARVDPQLQCGLGVIFNLSGEYDKAVDCFTAALSVTPQDYLLWNKLGATLANGSRSEEAVAAYRRALELQPGFIRSRYNLGISCVNLGAHREAVEHFLEALSLQRQASGEGAGASRGPGGVAATMMSDNIWSTLRMALSMMGESSLYTAADRRDLDTLLTHFCQRDVEGGGE; this is encoded by the exons ATGGCGATGCGGGAGCTTGTGGATGCGGAATGTGGGGGAGCCAATCCCCTCATGAAGCTGActagtcacatgacccaggagggaggggcttGGAGACACCGGTCTACACCCACG ATTCCTCCAACATCAATCGAAATTGCAACTGAAGAGGAG TTGGTGAATGAGTTTCTGCAGTCCCCTGCCCGCCCGCCCCACAGCTTTGACATGGGTCAGCTACTGGAGGAGATGCAGCAGATCGACCagcagaactacagaccggctCCACAGAGAG CTCCGGGTGTCGCTGCATTGGCGCTGTCTGGCGATTGGGCGTCCGAGTTCCTGTCAGGAGCAGACTCCGCCTCTTCGTCGGGGCAGGCGGGCCTCGGTGACACGGCCGATGCTGATTGGACCAAAGAGTTCATCACCGATGCCACAG atcCAGGGCGCTGGGCGGAGGAGTATCTGGAGCAGTCGGAGGAGAAGCTGTGGCTGGGAGACCTTGGAGAGAAGGAGCATGAGTg GACAAAGGAGTACCAACCAGGAGACGAGCTGAAGCAAACAGCCAATGAGCTTGTCTCAAAGGTTGACGACCCCAAGTTACAGAACACAGAG TTCCTGCGGTTCATTAGGCAGATTGGCGAGGGCAGTGTCACAGTGGAGGACAGTGCAGGAAAACAGGACACAGATAGAGCACAGGCCCAGGAGGCTCAGAACTGGGCCTCCAACCTCAACCAG TTCCTGGTCAAGACGGGGGGAGGGAGTCTACCTCTGGAATCCCTCGAGTTCAATGAGAAGATTGACAAAGCTAAGGCCAAACAGGCCCGGCAGTGGGCAACTGTCGCCAGGCAG GTGTCTGTGGAGTCAGCTGAATCCTGGGTAGATGAGTTCGCTGCGTCTGGTCCAGACTTCCAGCAGGCCAAAGCTGCAGTGGAG agtgacgTAGACTTCTGGGAGAAGCTGCAGCAGGAATGGGAAGAAATGGCCAAAAGAGACGCTGAGAGTCACCCCTGGCTGTCAGACTTTGACCAGCTCCTCACCACCTCGTACGACAAG ggGTACCAGTTTGAGGAGGACAACCCGTACCTGGCCCACCAGGACCCCCTGGCAGAGGGcgtgaggaggatggaggcgGGAGACATCCCTGGAGCTGTGCGTCTGTTTGAGAGCGCGGtgcagagagaaccagagaaccAGCTG GCTTGGCAATACCTTGGCACCTGTCAGGCAGAAAACGAACAAGAATTTGCGGCTATTAGCGCCCTACGGAA atGCATAGAGCTGAAAAAAGACAACCTCACCGCTCTGATGGCCCTGGCTGTCAGCTTCACCAACGAATCACTGCACAGGCAGGCCTGTGAGACCCTTCGTGATTGGCTCAGGCACAATCCCAAGTACCAGCCAGTCCTGGAGCAGAGCGAACAGGAGCGTGAGCAGGCTGGAGCCAGGgaacgagagaaggagagggagagatttggGTCGCTGCTGCCAGA GTCCCTGTTTACAGAGGTGCAGTCTATGTTCCTTAGCGCGGCCAACTCGGACCCTGCCCGGGTGGACCCCCAGCTGCAGTGCGGTCTGGGAGTCATCTTCAACCTGAGCGGGGAGTACGACAAGGCCGTGGACTGCTTCACTGCTGCCCTCTCTGTCACGCCACAG gACTATTTGCTGTGGAACAAACTGGGGGCCACTTTGGCCAATGGGAGCCGCTCGGAAGAGGCTGTCGCCGCCTACAGGAGAGCTCTGGAACTTCAGCCAGGATTTATTCGTAGTCGATACAATCTGGGTATCAGCTGTGTCAACCTTGGAGCGCACAG GGAGGCAGTGGAACACTTCCTGGAGGCCTTGTCTCTCCAGCGGCAGGCctcgggggagggggcaggagcctCCAGGGGGCCCGGCGGCGTGGCGGCCACCATGATGTCTGACAACATCTGGTCCACGCTGCGCATGGCGCTGAGCATGATGGGAGAGAGCTCGCTGTACACGGCCGCCGACCGGCGCGACCTGGACACCCTGCTGACGCACTTCTGCCAGAGAgacgtggagggggggggcgaatga
- the pex5 gene encoding peroxisomal biogenesis factor 5 isoform X2: MAMRELVDAECGGANPLMKLTSHMTQEGGAWRHRSTPTIPPTSIEIATEEELVNEFLQSPARPPHSFDMGQLLEEMQQIDQQNYRPAPQRAPGVAALALSGDWASEFLSGADSASSSGQAGLGDTADADWTKEFITDATDPGRWAEEYLEQSEEKLWLGDLGEKEHEWTKEYQPGDELKQTANELVSKVDDPKLQNTEVSVESAESWVDEFAASGPDFQQAKAAVESDVDFWEKLQQEWEEMAKRDAESHPWLSDFDQLLTTSYDKGYQFEEDNPYLAHQDPLAEGVRRMEAGDIPGAVRLFESAVQREPENQLAWQYLGTCQAENEQEFAAISALRKCIELKKDNLTALMALAVSFTNESLHRQACETLRDWLRHNPKYQPVLEQSEQEREQAGAREREKERERFGSLLPESLFTEVQSMFLSAANSDPARVDPQLQCGLGVIFNLSGEYDKAVDCFTAALSVTPQDYLLWNKLGATLANGSRSEEAVAAYRRALELQPGFIRSRYNLGISCVNLGAHREAVEHFLEALSLQRQASGEGAGASRGPGGVAATMMSDNIWSTLRMALSMMGESSLYTAADRRDLDTLLTHFCQRDVEGGGE; the protein is encoded by the exons ATGGCGATGCGGGAGCTTGTGGATGCGGAATGTGGGGGAGCCAATCCCCTCATGAAGCTGActagtcacatgacccaggagggaggggcttGGAGACACCGGTCTACACCCACG ATTCCTCCAACATCAATCGAAATTGCAACTGAAGAGGAG TTGGTGAATGAGTTTCTGCAGTCCCCTGCCCGCCCGCCCCACAGCTTTGACATGGGTCAGCTACTGGAGGAGATGCAGCAGATCGACCagcagaactacagaccggctCCACAGAGAG CTCCGGGTGTCGCTGCATTGGCGCTGTCTGGCGATTGGGCGTCCGAGTTCCTGTCAGGAGCAGACTCCGCCTCTTCGTCGGGGCAGGCGGGCCTCGGTGACACGGCCGATGCTGATTGGACCAAAGAGTTCATCACCGATGCCACAG atcCAGGGCGCTGGGCGGAGGAGTATCTGGAGCAGTCGGAGGAGAAGCTGTGGCTGGGAGACCTTGGAGAGAAGGAGCATGAGTg GACAAAGGAGTACCAACCAGGAGACGAGCTGAAGCAAACAGCCAATGAGCTTGTCTCAAAGGTTGACGACCCCAAGTTACAGAACACAGAG GTGTCTGTGGAGTCAGCTGAATCCTGGGTAGATGAGTTCGCTGCGTCTGGTCCAGACTTCCAGCAGGCCAAAGCTGCAGTGGAG agtgacgTAGACTTCTGGGAGAAGCTGCAGCAGGAATGGGAAGAAATGGCCAAAAGAGACGCTGAGAGTCACCCCTGGCTGTCAGACTTTGACCAGCTCCTCACCACCTCGTACGACAAG ggGTACCAGTTTGAGGAGGACAACCCGTACCTGGCCCACCAGGACCCCCTGGCAGAGGGcgtgaggaggatggaggcgGGAGACATCCCTGGAGCTGTGCGTCTGTTTGAGAGCGCGGtgcagagagaaccagagaaccAGCTG GCTTGGCAATACCTTGGCACCTGTCAGGCAGAAAACGAACAAGAATTTGCGGCTATTAGCGCCCTACGGAA atGCATAGAGCTGAAAAAAGACAACCTCACCGCTCTGATGGCCCTGGCTGTCAGCTTCACCAACGAATCACTGCACAGGCAGGCCTGTGAGACCCTTCGTGATTGGCTCAGGCACAATCCCAAGTACCAGCCAGTCCTGGAGCAGAGCGAACAGGAGCGTGAGCAGGCTGGAGCCAGGgaacgagagaaggagagggagagatttggGTCGCTGCTGCCAGA GTCCCTGTTTACAGAGGTGCAGTCTATGTTCCTTAGCGCGGCCAACTCGGACCCTGCCCGGGTGGACCCCCAGCTGCAGTGCGGTCTGGGAGTCATCTTCAACCTGAGCGGGGAGTACGACAAGGCCGTGGACTGCTTCACTGCTGCCCTCTCTGTCACGCCACAG gACTATTTGCTGTGGAACAAACTGGGGGCCACTTTGGCCAATGGGAGCCGCTCGGAAGAGGCTGTCGCCGCCTACAGGAGAGCTCTGGAACTTCAGCCAGGATTTATTCGTAGTCGATACAATCTGGGTATCAGCTGTGTCAACCTTGGAGCGCACAG GGAGGCAGTGGAACACTTCCTGGAGGCCTTGTCTCTCCAGCGGCAGGCctcgggggagggggcaggagcctCCAGGGGGCCCGGCGGCGTGGCGGCCACCATGATGTCTGACAACATCTGGTCCACGCTGCGCATGGCGCTGAGCATGATGGGAGAGAGCTCGCTGTACACGGCCGCCGACCGGCGCGACCTGGACACCCTGCTGACGCACTTCTGCCAGAGAgacgtggagggggggggcgaatga
- the cdca3 gene encoding cell division cycle-associated protein 3: MGSSESKIAVEPKEASTPKPNPTQIQRLRNDRVNRLLDPRSPSTNIDRTPIQIGGAVIRTSIEDRVCTLSTSDPRSPSVGVTRTPMKGTVGSLARRLGMLFLGETLPSKPSAPSNLKVEVLGDGEQGSSEALLTSQATKPDDSSSPVLPSLQSVCSDTPLVQSDLADVEVEADFTYEEAEEARESPLHKRLSMSLITCHEGAVPAQVFADVHHAYPPSPLSYADTKPHTDGPEHSYALPSITFELMSHVTPSQPTVVAVANVTQWPEELVEAEPVEVAPVEAEPVEVAPVEAEPVEVAPVEAEPVGVALVEAEPVEVVLVETIEVAPVEAEPVELAPVEVETVEVAPVEAEPVEVAPVEVEPVRVVLVEAETIEVAPVEGEPVELAPVEVEPVGVVLVEAEPVELAPVEVEPVEVTSVEAEPIEVAQASSPSPGLTLQPQTGFRCPVFDAKSPSQVVFKPQWLGKGFGTTGVRARGRGGKGTSSSSPLSVRLATKKAANENRASSKQKQRGKALAEGRSPLQILKATNSPRDHHSQTKLKVSTPDKQRLGHLDRRVLTTAMTTALDKENR; encoded by the exons ATGGGATCCAGTGAGAGCAAGATTGCCGTGGAGCCGAAAGAGGCTTCCACGCCCAAACCAAATCCTACCCAGATCCAGCGTCTGAGAAATGATCGGGTCAATCGACTACTTGACCCTCGTTCGCCGTCAACGAACATTGATCGCACACCCATACAG ATTGGTGGTGCTGTAATCCGTACTTCAATTGAAGATCGTGTGTGTACCTTGTCCACCAGTGACCCCCGCTCACCTTCAGTTGGTGTCACCCGCACTCCAATGAAAG ggactGTTGGTTCCTTGGCTCGTCGCCTGGGTATGCTCTTCCTGGGAGAGACTCTACCCTCCAAGCCCTCTGCACCGTCCAACCTCAAGGTGGAGGTGCTGGGAGATGGAGAGCAAGGTTCCAGTGAGGCCCTTCTTACCTCCCAGGCCACCAAGCCTGATGACTCCTCCAGCCCTGTGCTGCCTTCTCTTCAGAGTGTGTGCAGTGACACCCCGTTAGTTCAAAGCGACCTAGCAGATGTAGAGGTGGAGGCCGACTTCACGTACGAGGAAGCAGAAGAGGCCAGGGAGTCTCCTCTCCACAAGAGGCTGAGTATGAGCTTGATAACCTGCCACGAAGGCGCCGTCCCAGCCCAGGTGTTTGCCGATGTCCACCACGCctatcctccttctcctctgtcttATGCTGACACCAagccacacacagacggacCTGAGCACTCGTATGCCCTCCCGTCCATCACCTTTGAACTCATGAGCCATGTGACCCCTAGCCAACCTACTGTTGTAGCGGTTGCAAATGTTACTCAATGGCCTGAGGAACTGGTGGAGGCAGAGCCTGTAGAAGTTGCCCCAGTGGAGGCAGAGCCTGTAGAAGTTGCCCCAGTGGAGGCAGAACCTGTAGAAGTTGCCCCAGTGGAGGCAGAGCCTGTAGGAGTGGCCTTGGTGGAGGCGGAGCCTGTAGAAGTGGTCTTGGTGGAGACTATAGAAGTTGCCCCAGTGGAGGCGGAGCCTGTAGAACTTGCTCCAGTGGAGGTGGAGACTGTAGAAGTTGCCCCAGTGGAAGCGGAGCCTGTAGAAGTTGCTCCAGTGGAGGTGGAGCCTGTACGAGTGGTCTTGGTGGAGGCGGAGACTATAGAAGTTGCCCCAGTGGAGGGGGAGCCTGTAGAACTTGCTCCAGTGGAGGTGGAGCCTGTAGGAGTGGTCTTGGTGGAGGCGGAGCCTGTAGAACTTGCTCCAGTGGAGGTGGAGCCTGTAGAAGTGACTTCGGTAGAGGCAGAGCCAATTGAGGTGGCCCAAGCTAGTAGTCCAAGCCCAGGCTTGACCTTGCAGCCTCAAACTGGGTTCCGCTGTCCCGTCTTTGATGCCAAGAGCCCTAGTCAAGTTGTGTTCAAGCCCCAGTGGTTGGGTAAAGGGTTTGGGACCACAGGAGTCCgagccagagggagaggaggaaaggggacttcatcttcctcccctctttctgttCGCTTGGCAACCAAGAAAGCAGCCAATGAGAACAGGGCATCATCCAAGCAGAAGCAGAGAG GCAAGGCACTGGCTGAGGGACGCTCCCCACTGCAAATCCTTAAAGCGACCAACTCTCCCAGGGACCATcattcacag ACCAAGCTGAAGGTGTCCACCCCAGACAAGCAGAGACTTGGCCACCTGGACCGCAGGGTCCTGACCACAGCCATGACCACGGCCCTGGATAAGGAGAACAGATAG
- the gnb3a gene encoding guanine nucleotide-binding protein G(I)/G(S)/G(T) subunit beta-3a, translating to MGEMEQLRKEADNLKDQITAARKAVQDTTLEEAVSGTAVVSRVQLKTRKTLRGHLAKIYAMHWGTESTLCVSASQDGKLIVWDTITTNKVNAIPLKSSWVMTCSYAPSGNMVACGGLDNMCSIYNLKGKDGNVKVMRELAAHTGYLSCCRFLSDSEIITSSGDCTCVLWDIETGTQKTIFAGHLGDCMSLAVSPDFKMFISGACDFTAKLWDIREGTCRQTFGGHDSDINAIGFFPNGNAVITGSDDATCKLYDLRADQELITYQDSSIMCGVTSLAPSLSGRLILAGYDDFNVNIWDSLKNERVGVLAGHDNRVSCIGVSTDGMACCTGSWDSFLKIWN from the exons ATGGGTGAAATGGAGCAACTGCGAAAGGAGGCAGACAACTTGAAAGATCAGATAACC GCGGCTAGGAAGGCGGTGCAAGACACCACCCTGGAGGAGGCGGTGTCCGGCACGGCGGTGGTGAGCCGTGTACAGCTGAAGACCAGGAAGACTCTGAGGGGACACCTGGCCAAGATCTACGCCATGCACTGGGGAACTGAATCCAC GCTATGCGTCAGTGCCTCCCAGGATggaaagctcattgtgtggGACACCATAACGACCAACAAG GTAAACGCCATTCCTCTGAAGTCATCATGGGTGATGACGTGTTCATACGCGCCCTCAGGGAACATGGTGGCATGTGGAGGACTGGATAACATGTGCTCCATTTACAACCTCAAAGGCAAAGATGGAAACGTCAAGGTCATGCGTGAGCTGGCCGCGCACACGG GGTATTTGTCCTGCTGTCGTTTCCTTAGCGACAGTGAGATCATCACCAGCTCTGGAGACTGTACCTG tgTGCTGTGGGACATAGAGACAGGGACACAGAAGACCATCTTTGCTGGTCACCTAGGAGACTGCATGTCCCTGGCCGTGTCACCTGACTTCAAGATGTTCATCTCGGGGGCGTGTGACTTCACGGCTAAGCTGTGGGACATCAGGGAGGGCACCTGCAGACAGACCTTTGGAGGACACGACAGTGACATCAACGCTATCGGG TTTTTCCCGAACGGCAACGCGGTGATAACAGGCTCAGATGATGCCACCTGCAAGCTGTACGACCTGAGGGCGGATCAGGAGCTCATCACCTACCAAGACTCCAGCATCATGTGTGGCGTGACGTCCCTGGCGCCCTCCCTCTCCGGACGCCTCATCCTGGCAGGGTACGACGACTTCAACGTCAACATCTGGGACTCGCTGAAGAAcgagagagtgg GAGTCTTGGCTGGTCACGACAACAGAGTGAGTTGTATCGGGGTAAGCACTGATGGCATGGCCTGCTGCACAGGATCCTGGGATAGCTTCCTGAAGATATGGAACTGA